The Sphingobium sp. BYY-5 genome contains a region encoding:
- a CDS encoding glycerol kinase, with amino-acid sequence MSERMILVLDEGTTSTRAMLYTVDGRRVATAQRELTQYYPRPGWVEHDAAEIWDRTLACAREIVLQAGGADRIAAIGITNQRETVVAWDRRTGEPLARAIVWQDRRTADQCETLRSDGHEALIQARTGLVTDPYFSATKMRWLIDHVPEVTAAGDALALGTIESWLVWKLTGGLHITDASNASRTQLMTLDEKGWDADLCALFGVPRATLPEIVDNAGDFGTTLPDLLGAAIPIHGLAGDQQAATIGQACLTPGTVKATLGTGAFILAPTGARRPVSSHRLLGTVLCQIAGVRHYALEGSIFVAGSLIQWLRDRLGLIATAADTEAIARSVPDNGGVVMLPALSGLGAPYWQPAVTGSIHGLTHGTGRAHIVRAALESIAHQVHDLASTFAADGAPWHMLRIDGGMSANDWIAQDMADMLRLTVERPADVETTARGVAMLAAVGAGFFPTLASAAIGESGRTRFEPILPDAARERRLAGWQSVLAQVLPAG; translated from the coding sequence ATGAGCGAGCGCATGATCCTGGTGCTGGATGAAGGCACCACGTCCACCCGCGCCATGCTCTACACGGTTGACGGCCGGCGGGTCGCGACGGCGCAGCGGGAGTTGACCCAATATTATCCCCGACCCGGCTGGGTCGAACATGACGCGGCGGAGATATGGGATCGCACGCTGGCCTGCGCGCGGGAGATAGTCTTGCAGGCTGGCGGCGCGGACCGGATCGCGGCGATCGGCATCACCAACCAGCGCGAAACGGTTGTCGCGTGGGACCGGCGCACCGGCGAGCCATTGGCGCGCGCCATCGTCTGGCAGGACCGGCGCACGGCCGACCAATGCGAAACCTTGCGCAGCGACGGCCATGAGGCGTTGATCCAGGCGCGTACCGGGCTTGTGACCGACCCCTATTTTTCAGCGACCAAGATGCGCTGGCTGATTGACCATGTGCCGGAAGTGACGGCGGCGGGCGATGCGCTGGCGCTGGGCACCATCGAAAGCTGGCTGGTGTGGAAGCTGACCGGCGGCCTCCATATCACCGACGCCAGCAATGCCAGCCGAACCCAGTTGATGACGCTGGACGAAAAGGGCTGGGACGCGGATCTGTGCGCGCTGTTCGGCGTGCCGCGCGCGACGCTGCCGGAGATTGTCGATAACGCCGGTGACTTCGGAACGACATTGCCCGATCTGCTGGGCGCTGCGATCCCCATCCACGGCCTGGCCGGAGACCAGCAGGCCGCGACCATCGGGCAGGCATGTCTCACCCCCGGCACGGTCAAGGCGACGCTGGGCACGGGCGCCTTCATCCTGGCGCCGACCGGCGCGAGGCGGCCCGTTTCCTCGCACCGGTTGCTGGGGACGGTGCTGTGCCAGATCGCGGGCGTTCGCCACTATGCGCTGGAAGGATCGATCTTCGTAGCCGGCAGCCTGATCCAGTGGCTGCGCGACAGGCTGGGGCTGATCGCTACGGCGGCCGATACCGAGGCGATCGCCCGGTCGGTTCCGGACAATGGAGGCGTCGTCATGCTGCCCGCTTTGTCGGGCCTGGGCGCGCCCTATTGGCAGCCAGCGGTCACGGGAAGCATCCACGGGCTTACGCACGGCACGGGCCGGGCGCATATCGTCCGCGCCGCGCTCGAATCGATCGCGCATCAGGTGCACGACCTTGCCTCCACCTTCGCGGCCGATGGCGCGCCCTGGCACATGCTGCGGATCGATGGCGGCATGAGCGCCAATGACTGGATTGCGCAAGACATGGCGGACATGTTGCGCCTTACGGTGGAACGGCCCGCCGATGTCGAGACGACGGCCAGAGGCGTGGCGATGCTTGCGGCCGTAGGGGCGGGATTTTTCCCGACGCTGGCATCTGCCGCTATTGGCGAATCGGGGCGGACGCGGTTTGAACCCATTCTGCCCGATGCTGCACGGGAGCGGCGGCTCGCGGGCTGGCAATCGGTTCTCGCCCAGGTGCTTCCGGCAGGCTGA
- a CDS encoding MerC domain-containing protein, whose product MPQSLHHAFSTGRIDRIAIALSGLCVAHCFVTAVVLGLLASAGGIFASPVFHEVGLGLAILLGAVALGHGAIVHRFMMPAAIGSLGLGVMTGALTMDHGPQESLYTLIGVGILALGHDLNHRAGR is encoded by the coding sequence ATGCCGCAGAGCCTTCATCACGCCTTTTCCACTGGGCGAATCGACCGTATCGCGATTGCCCTGTCGGGTTTGTGCGTGGCGCATTGCTTCGTCACTGCCGTGGTGCTTGGGCTATTGGCTTCGGCAGGCGGCATTTTCGCAAGCCCGGTCTTCCATGAAGTGGGTTTGGGGCTGGCCATCCTGTTAGGCGCGGTGGCCCTGGGCCATGGTGCGATCGTCCATCGCTTCATGATGCCCGCAGCCATCGGATCATTGGGGCTGGGCGTGATGACGGGCGCTCTCACGATGGATCATGGCCCGCAGGAAAGCCTCTATACGCTGATCGGCGTCGGTATATTGGCGCTGGGCCACGACCTCAATCACCGGGCTGGCCGATAA